In the genome of Bradyrhizobium arachidis, one region contains:
- a CDS encoding Bug family tripartite tricarboxylate transporter substrate binding protein: MIKKLAALAAMCILPLSGFAQARWPDKPVRIIVPWAPGGMTDGVARMLATKLATQLKQPFIVENRPGAGGMIAADFVAKAPADGYTLLFASAAITVNSTLMASQFKIDARKDYTPIILAASEPLVLTVPASSNAKSVADLVRLSKANSSGLSASHGGIGTTSHIAAEMFAQQAGAKVISVAYKGGAPATTALLTGEVQFSFANLATVKPHMEAGTLRGLAVTSEKRSSVLPNLPTMASTLPNFETGNWFGLLGPRGMPIDVVKKLNQSAVQVLNADDVRESISKTGGEIVASTPEQFERHLAEEVGRYAQVIKKAEIKPN; encoded by the coding sequence ATGATCAAGAAGTTGGCAGCTCTCGCGGCCATGTGCATCCTTCCGCTTTCCGGTTTCGCTCAGGCGCGATGGCCGGACAAGCCAGTCCGCATCATCGTGCCTTGGGCGCCCGGTGGAATGACTGACGGTGTGGCTCGTATGCTTGCCACCAAACTTGCAACCCAGCTGAAGCAGCCCTTCATCGTCGAAAATCGGCCCGGCGCTGGCGGCATGATCGCCGCGGACTTTGTCGCGAAGGCCCCCGCGGACGGATACACACTTCTGTTCGCCTCTGCTGCGATCACTGTGAACTCCACGCTGATGGCATCGCAGTTCAAGATCGATGCGCGCAAGGACTACACGCCCATCATCCTGGCGGCGTCCGAGCCGCTCGTGTTGACAGTGCCAGCATCTTCCAACGCAAAGTCGGTCGCTGACCTAGTGCGACTCTCCAAGGCGAATAGCTCTGGGCTAAGTGCTTCGCACGGCGGCATCGGAACCACGAGCCACATCGCCGCCGAGATGTTCGCGCAGCAGGCTGGCGCAAAGGTGATCTCCGTTGCGTACAAGGGCGGCGCGCCGGCGACGACGGCATTGCTGACTGGAGAGGTCCAATTCAGTTTTGCCAATCTGGCAACCGTCAAACCCCATATGGAAGCCGGCACGCTGCGCGGCTTGGCGGTGACTTCGGAGAAGCGCTCCAGCGTTCTGCCCAATCTGCCTACTATGGCGTCCACACTCCCGAACTTTGAAACAGGCAACTGGTTTGGTCTCTTGGGCCCGCGTGGGATGCCCATTGATGTCGTCAAGAAGTTGAACCAGTCAGCTGTCCAAGTTCTAAATGCGGACGATGTTCGAGAGTCGATTAGCAAGACCGGCGGCGAGATCGTGGCAAGTACACCGGAACAGTTCGAGCGACATCTGGCCGAAGAAGTCGGGCGATATGCCCAAGTGATCAAGAAGGCCGAAATCAAACCCAATTGA
- a CDS encoding DUF3470 domain-containing protein, translated as MVGKIRLPLATAIFGVLNAEMSALWPNITEKKDPLPDAAAFDGTPGKFEAYFSKLPGAGS; from the coding sequence ATGGTCGGCAAGATCAGGCTTCCGCTCGCTACCGCCATCTTCGGCGTGCTGAACGCGGAGATGTCGGCCCTCTGGCCTAATATTACCGAAAAGAAAGACCCCTTACCTGATGCCGCCGCGTTTGACGGTACCCCAGGCAAATTCGAAGCCTACTTTTCAAAGCTACCGGGAGCAGGAAGCTGA
- a CDS encoding LuxR family transcriptional regulator gives MRCTFQAFVDRLVESKSPDDLRQAMAKAASALDLCSFAYLAPPRTGSATPLLISSYPTTWTSHYLRRNYERIDPVLAQAFRRPEPFRWGEGLGPATRSDEEREMFEEAAKFGLRCGFTIPVHDSEGAFAAVTFATDECRASFERTIDNQMWALQLMAMSFHAHVRRKLAPDVSIGGATLSRREIQCLKWAAEGKSAWEAGRIMGISQHTVAFHLENAKAKLGVRSTIQAVARIAAANRSL, from the coding sequence ATGCGATGCACTTTTCAAGCTTTCGTTGACAGGCTGGTGGAGAGCAAGAGTCCTGATGACCTGAGACAAGCTATGGCAAAAGCAGCCTCGGCCCTCGACCTCTGCTCGTTCGCATATCTTGCGCCACCCCGGACAGGAAGTGCCACACCGCTGTTGATCTCAAGCTATCCGACAACGTGGACTTCCCATTACTTGCGCCGAAACTATGAGCGCATCGATCCCGTCCTTGCTCAGGCATTTCGTCGCCCAGAGCCATTTCGATGGGGGGAAGGGCTTGGTCCCGCGACGAGGTCGGATGAGGAGAGAGAGATGTTCGAGGAAGCAGCCAAATTTGGCCTGCGCTGCGGATTCACTATACCCGTTCATGACAGCGAAGGGGCCTTTGCAGCCGTTACGTTTGCAACCGACGAATGCCGTGCTTCGTTCGAGCGCACGATAGACAATCAGATGTGGGCTTTGCAGCTGATGGCCATGTCCTTCCACGCTCATGTGCGCCGCAAACTAGCGCCTGACGTCAGCATAGGTGGTGCTACTCTGTCACGGCGCGAAATCCAATGTCTGAAGTGGGCAGCGGAAGGCAAGTCTGCATGGGAAGCGGGTCGGATTATGGGAATATCTCAGCACACCGTAGCCTTCCACCTCGAAAACGCGAAGGCAAAGCTTGGCGTCAGGTCGACAATACAGGCGGTCGCCCGTATAGCGGCGGCAAACCGATCCTTATAA
- a CDS encoding acyl-homoserine-lactone synthase, with amino-acid sequence MMQIITPDLYGAFAEDLSEMHRLRYRVFKERLDWDVQTSGDMEVDEFDALHPVYLIQRASNYRIQGCVRLLPSVGPIMLRDTFPSLLDGSPFEPDRSIWESSRFALDVDFDTHTAVKGLSSATYELFAGMIEFGLSRRLTGIITVTDARMERILRRAGWPLRRVGQPRTLGSTLAVAGYLEISMDCLIRVRSPGRLQSPILWEPVLKVG; translated from the coding sequence ATGATGCAGATAATCACACCGGATTTGTATGGAGCGTTTGCAGAAGATCTGTCGGAAATGCATCGGCTGAGGTACCGCGTGTTCAAAGAGCGACTAGATTGGGACGTCCAAACAAGCGGGGATATGGAGGTCGATGAGTTCGACGCGCTCCATCCTGTGTATTTGATTCAGCGCGCAAGCAACTACCGCATTCAGGGCTGCGTACGACTTCTTCCATCCGTTGGTCCGATCATGCTGCGAGATACTTTCCCCTCGTTACTCGATGGAAGTCCCTTCGAACCCGACCGATCCATTTGGGAAAGCAGCCGCTTCGCGCTTGATGTTGATTTCGATACCCATACTGCGGTGAAGGGGCTCAGCAGCGCTACCTACGAGCTCTTCGCAGGCATGATCGAGTTTGGCCTTTCGCGGCGGCTCACGGGTATCATCACGGTGACGGATGCTCGTATGGAGCGCATCCTGCGTCGCGCGGGGTGGCCCCTTCGTCGCGTCGGGCAGCCGAGGACATTGGGAAGCACATTAGCCGTTGCCGGCTATCTTGAAATCTCGATGGATTGCCTGATCCGAGTTCGTAGTCCGGGAAGGCTTCAGTCACCTATCCTTTGGGAACCGGTTCTGAAGGTCGGCTAG
- a CDS encoding LysR family transcriptional regulator encodes MTRAIKAMAISLHHLRSAVAAADCGSFRQAADLLTVRHSVLSRSIKQFEHLVGVSLFERSTGGVVPTVAGRRILRIAQMILEQVDTLVVIGRTSGDGEVGRLAIGFCTSMSAGNLRASLVEFKKRFPQVELATMERSRLRMVSALRSGTLDVIITPGRLSSADCRSLMLWSERVMVSMPADHPLAARETVFWTDLRNETVLLSQYDPGRELEDLLTSKLSLPEDRPKIEWHDVSRGIIKSLVSTGMGVSLVMESDVGASFAGLVYRELRDGTGPSRVDFCAHRRADNENPVLLNFLDILTERYPTPTSRD; translated from the coding sequence ATGACGCGCGCTATTAAAGCGATGGCCATTAGCCTGCATCATCTACGATCGGCTGTAGCTGCGGCCGACTGCGGAAGCTTTCGACAAGCGGCTGACCTCCTGACCGTTCGGCATTCCGTGTTAAGTCGCTCGATCAAACAGTTTGAACACCTAGTGGGAGTTTCTCTGTTTGAGCGCTCAACCGGAGGCGTTGTGCCAACTGTTGCTGGACGCCGGATCCTACGAATCGCACAGATGATCCTTGAGCAAGTCGACACTTTGGTCGTAATCGGGCGAACCAGCGGCGATGGCGAGGTTGGTCGACTGGCCATTGGTTTTTGTACATCGATGTCGGCCGGGAACCTGCGCGCCAGCTTAGTAGAATTTAAGAAGCGCTTTCCGCAAGTTGAGCTGGCAACCATGGAGCGTTCCCGCCTTCGAATGGTCAGCGCGCTTCGTAGCGGGACGCTCGACGTAATTATCACTCCTGGGCGCCTGTCGTCAGCTGACTGTAGAAGTCTCATGCTCTGGAGTGAGCGCGTCATGGTTTCAATGCCTGCGGACCATCCATTGGCAGCTCGAGAGACCGTTTTTTGGACGGACCTTCGAAATGAAACCGTTCTCCTAAGCCAATACGACCCTGGGCGCGAACTTGAGGACTTGTTGACATCAAAGCTTTCGCTTCCTGAGGACCGTCCCAAGATTGAGTGGCATGACGTCAGTCGCGGTATCATCAAGAGCTTAGTCAGTACAGGAATGGGCGTCAGTCTCGTAATGGAGTCAGACGTCGGCGCGAGTTTCGCCGGGCTGGTGTACCGAGAGTTACGAGACGGAACTGGGCCAAGTCGAGTAGACTTCTGTGCTCATAGGAGAGCTGACAACGAGAACCCGGTGTTGCTCAATTTCTTGGACATATTGACTGAACGCTATCCGACACCTACGTCGCGCGACTGA
- a CDS encoding DUF2274 domain-containing protein, with protein sequence MAKLKITALPDDKPVKVTAELPASVHRDLVAYADALARDTGHPADPTRLIAPMLARFMATDRGFAKLRRLAQSRDVGVG encoded by the coding sequence ATGGCGAAGCTGAAAATTACAGCGCTTCCGGACGATAAGCCGGTCAAGGTGACCGCGGAATTGCCGGCATCGGTCCATCGGGACCTCGTCGCGTATGCAGACGCCCTGGCGCGCGATACCGGTCACCCTGCTGATCCGACCAGATTAATCGCGCCGATGCTGGCGAGGTTCATGGCGACAGATCGTGGATTCGCCAAACTGCGACGTCTAGCTCAGTCGCGCGACGTAGGTGTCGGATAG
- a CDS encoding TrbI/VirB10 family protein, which produces MNARRQQGSQPRAEAQTSDELATEFRLRPEYPRVTRLSRKVLLAGSALGLIIVAGAVLWALQSNRTASFRPDELYSTEHRNIAESITALPRDYAGIPRQVPQLGPPLLGDLGRPILSAQGQFPTSAAGAPDQEQQRRDQEREAARVSRLFSSTNVRETSAASTQPPAGDRGLPPATRFDDDDGFGPNAQDRKLTFVNAPVDRRTTSPDRIAKAASPYAVQAGTVIPGALITGIRSDLPGQITAQVTENVYDTPTGRFLLIPQGARLIGTSDSQVTFGQSRVLLVWTRLIMPSGRSIVLERQPGADAAGYVGLQDEVDNRWGELFKAAALSTFLAVGTELGAGSDTNSDNSAIIQTLRRGAAGSLNQTGQQVVRRSLNIQPTLTVRPGFRVRVIVNRDLRLEPYRG; this is translated from the coding sequence ATGAACGCTCGGCGCCAGCAGGGGAGCCAGCCACGGGCTGAGGCGCAAACTTCCGACGAACTGGCGACGGAGTTCCGGCTGAGGCCTGAATATCCACGCGTGACCCGCCTTTCGCGAAAGGTCCTGTTGGCGGGGAGTGCGCTGGGATTGATCATTGTCGCTGGAGCGGTCCTGTGGGCCCTCCAGAGCAACAGGACAGCGAGTTTCAGGCCGGACGAGCTCTATAGCACCGAGCATCGCAATATCGCGGAGAGCATTACCGCGTTGCCGCGCGATTACGCCGGCATCCCCCGCCAGGTACCGCAACTCGGCCCGCCGCTGCTCGGCGATCTTGGTAGACCGATCTTGTCCGCTCAGGGACAGTTCCCGACATCAGCCGCCGGCGCGCCCGACCAGGAGCAGCAGCGCCGGGATCAGGAAAGGGAAGCGGCACGCGTCAGCCGTCTGTTCTCATCGACGAACGTCCGGGAGACCTCGGCCGCCAGCACTCAGCCGCCAGCAGGCGATCGGGGCCTCCCACCGGCGACAAGATTCGACGATGACGATGGATTCGGGCCGAATGCGCAGGATCGAAAGCTCACCTTCGTCAACGCTCCGGTCGATCGCCGCACCACCAGCCCGGATCGTATCGCGAAAGCAGCCTCACCTTATGCGGTTCAGGCAGGGACGGTGATTCCCGGCGCACTCATCACGGGCATTCGCTCGGATCTGCCGGGGCAAATCACGGCACAGGTCACCGAAAATGTGTATGACACGCCGACGGGGCGCTTTCTGCTGATCCCACAAGGCGCGCGTCTGATCGGTACCTCCGACAGTCAGGTTACATTCGGTCAGTCGCGCGTGTTACTCGTTTGGACCCGGCTGATCATGCCGAGCGGTCGTTCGATCGTGCTTGAGCGGCAGCCTGGAGCTGATGCCGCAGGTTATGTAGGTCTGCAAGACGAGGTCGATAACCGCTGGGGCGAATTGTTCAAAGCGGCCGCGCTATCGACATTCCTGGCTGTCGGCACGGAGTTGGGTGCGGGCTCCGATACCAATAGCGACAACAGCGCAATCATCCAGACATTGCGGCGCGGTGCCGCCGGCTCACTGAATCAGACCGGCCAGCAGGTCGTTCGGCGCAGCCTCAATATTCAGCCGACATTGACCGTCCGGCCGGGCTTCCGGGTCCGGGTCATTGTCAATCGCGATCTCCGTCTCGAGCCCTACAGAGGATAG
- the trbG gene encoding P-type conjugative transfer protein TrbG, which translates to MLGGCSTFVPPEIAYDAEVPPLAPAPADERPRPIHIPPTWKPALGGRSGVKEDVEPVTRIEAANSAARVEPRKRGYFNAAQIYSFSAGALYQVYAAPGQITDISLEEGERLVGSGPIAAGDTVRWVVGDTESGSGDTRRVHVLVKPTRALIETNLVINTDRRTYLIELRSREKPYMPSVAWYYPEERQGKARSSPLTPVLPDPSQRRLRYTIEGDTPPWRPLAAYDDGRKVYVEFPQGIVQGEMPPLFVLGADGKTELVNYRAYGNLLIVDRLFAAAELRLGGEHQQKVRIVRTDGKPSS; encoded by the coding sequence ATGCTTGGCGGTTGCTCAACGTTCGTCCCGCCTGAAATCGCTTACGACGCCGAGGTGCCGCCGTTGGCGCCAGCGCCAGCCGATGAGCGGCCGCGTCCGATTCATATTCCGCCGACATGGAAGCCGGCTCTGGGCGGCAGATCAGGAGTCAAAGAAGACGTCGAGCCGGTGACCAGGATCGAAGCGGCTAATAGCGCCGCGCGGGTTGAGCCGCGGAAGCGCGGATATTTCAACGCGGCTCAGATCTATAGCTTCAGCGCCGGCGCGCTCTATCAGGTCTATGCGGCACCGGGGCAGATTACGGACATCTCGCTGGAGGAGGGCGAGCGACTGGTCGGCTCCGGGCCGATCGCTGCCGGTGATACCGTGCGCTGGGTGGTGGGTGATACCGAGAGCGGGAGCGGTGACACGCGCCGCGTCCATGTTCTGGTCAAGCCCACCCGCGCCTTGATCGAAACCAACCTCGTCATCAATACCGACCGGCGTACGTACTTGATCGAGCTTCGTTCGCGCGAGAAGCCCTATATGCCCTCTGTGGCCTGGTATTACCCGGAGGAGAGACAAGGGAAGGCGCGATCGTCACCGCTGACGCCGGTTCTGCCCGATCCTTCGCAGCGCCGCCTCCGCTATACCATAGAGGGTGACACTCCGCCCTGGCGCCCACTAGCGGCCTATGACGACGGGCGAAAAGTCTATGTCGAATTCCCGCAGGGCATCGTTCAAGGCGAGATGCCGCCGTTGTTCGTCCTGGGGGCTGATGGCAAAACTGAACTCGTCAATTATCGCGCTTACGGCAATTTGCTGATTGTCGATCGATTGTTCGCCGCCGCTGAATTGCGTTTGGGAGGCGAGCACCAGCAGAAGGTCAGAATTGTCCGGACCGATGGGAAGCCGTCATCATGA
- the trbF gene encoding conjugal transfer protein TrbF yields the protein MFKRTSVHYGRTPAPVTPYQKAARVWDERIGSARVQARNWRLMAFSCLTLSCCLAGGLVWQSTQGTITPWIVEVDQIGQAQRVVPANSEYDPTDSQIAYHLARFIEDVRGLPADGIVLRQNWLRAYDFTTDRGAAALNEYARSDDPFAKLGKVQISVEVSSVIRASPDSFRVAWVQRTYDNGSLASTERWTAILSVVIQTPRDADRLRKNPLGIYVNAINWSKELGQ from the coding sequence ATGTTCAAGAGGACTTCAGTTCACTACGGGCGAACGCCCGCGCCGGTGACGCCATATCAGAAGGCAGCCCGGGTGTGGGACGAGCGCATCGGATCGGCGCGCGTGCAGGCGAGAAATTGGAGACTGATGGCGTTCAGTTGCTTGACGTTGTCGTGCTGTCTGGCCGGAGGTCTGGTCTGGCAATCAACGCAGGGCACGATCACGCCGTGGATTGTCGAGGTCGATCAGATTGGCCAGGCCCAGAGAGTGGTGCCGGCCAATTCGGAGTACGACCCGACCGATTCACAGATCGCTTATCATCTGGCCCGCTTCATCGAGGACGTTCGCGGTCTGCCGGCAGATGGCATCGTCCTCCGCCAGAACTGGCTAAGGGCTTACGACTTCACCACTGATCGTGGTGCTGCTGCGCTGAATGAGTACGCCAGGAGCGATGATCCGTTTGCCAAGCTCGGAAAGGTGCAGATCTCGGTTGAAGTCTCAAGTGTCATCCGGGCGTCGCCGGACAGTTTTCGTGTGGCGTGGGTCCAGCGCACGTACGACAACGGATCCCTGGCGTCGACCGAGCGCTGGACCGCCATTCTGTCGGTGGTCATCCAGACACCGCGCGACGCCGATCGGCTGCGCAAAAACCCGCTCGGAATCTATGTGAACGCGATCAATTGGTCGAAGGAGCTGGGACAATGA
- the trbL gene encoding P-type conjugative transfer protein TrbL produces the protein MTGTRVIDHFLETFTRYIDSGFGLVGGEVGYLATTLAAIDITIAALFWSWGADDNLIARLVKKTLFVGVFAYLIGNWNNLARIVFESFAGLGLKASGTGLSAVDFVRPGKIAQVGLDAGRPILESISNLMGYISFFENFVQIVVLLFAWAVVLLAFFILAIQLFVTLIEFKLTTLAGFVLIPFGLFGKTAFAAERVLGNVVSSGIKVLVLAVIVGIGSTLFSQFTSGYNGGQPTIEDAMTLILAALSLLGLGIFGPGIANGLVSGGPQLGAGAAVGTGLAAGGIVAAGAGLAAGGVGLAGGTLAGAARGGSVIVGGATAAYRSDGVLGAAEAGSSAAASPLRRVAAALGGSAQSVTQATGGSAQGPPGWAQRMKRSQAISHGVSAASHAVRSGDHGGGGSSVDLSEGGR, from the coding sequence ATGACGGGTACCAGAGTCATCGATCATTTCCTCGAAACCTTCACCCGCTACATCGACAGTGGTTTCGGGCTCGTCGGCGGTGAGGTTGGCTATCTCGCGACCACGCTGGCGGCCATCGACATTACAATCGCGGCCTTGTTCTGGAGTTGGGGCGCGGACGATAATCTCATCGCGCGGCTCGTCAAAAAGACCCTCTTCGTGGGTGTCTTCGCCTACCTGATCGGGAACTGGAACAATCTCGCCCGCATCGTCTTCGAAAGTTTTGCCGGTCTCGGGCTGAAGGCGTCCGGCACGGGCCTTTCGGCCGTTGATTTCGTCCGCCCCGGGAAGATTGCGCAGGTCGGCCTCGATGCCGGCCGGCCGATTCTCGAGTCGATATCGAATTTGATGGGCTACATCAGCTTCTTTGAGAACTTCGTCCAGATTGTTGTTTTGCTGTTCGCATGGGCGGTCGTCTTACTGGCGTTCTTCATTCTGGCGATCCAGCTGTTCGTCACCCTGATTGAATTCAAGCTGACGACGCTTGCGGGCTTTGTGCTGATTCCCTTCGGCCTGTTCGGCAAGACTGCGTTTGCGGCCGAACGGGTTCTTGGCAACGTCGTCTCGTCGGGCATCAAGGTCCTGGTGCTGGCCGTCATTGTCGGCATCGGCTCTACATTATTTTCCCAATTCACCTCCGGGTACAATGGCGGCCAGCCGACCATTGAAGACGCGATGACCTTGATTTTGGCCGCGTTGTCGTTGTTGGGTCTCGGCATCTTCGGTCCGGGTATTGCCAATGGGTTGGTTTCGGGCGGGCCGCAACTTGGAGCAGGCGCCGCGGTCGGCACGGGTCTTGCCGCCGGCGGCATTGTTGCAGCGGGAGCCGGTCTCGCCGCTGGCGGCGTCGGGCTCGCCGGGGGAACGCTCGCAGGAGCGGCGCGAGGAGGCAGCGTGATTGTAGGCGGAGCAACTGCTGCCTACCGGAGCGATGGTGTTCTCGGCGCTGCCGAGGCGGGCTCTTCTGCAGCAGCCAGTCCACTGCGCCGCGTCGCGGCGGCTCTGGGCGGCAGTGCCCAATCTGTCACCCAGGCGACAGGTGGCTCGGCCCAAGGCCCACCGGGTTGGGCGCAGCGCATGAAGCGCAGTCAGGCGATCAGCCATGGCGTGTCGGCCGCAAGCCACGCCGTTCGATCAGGCGATCACGGTGGGGGTGGTAGCTCGGTCGATCTCTCCGAGGGCGGGCGCTAG
- the trbK-alt gene encoding putative entry exclusion protein TrbK-alt, translated as MSLAITALVGTAAIVACTIQLRGPGNEMSPTPSRSKASNALESDLGRCRTVTSEQAPTYEHCQRIWAENRRRFFGPRASTEKPAEGDPGGAPSSLPPKDQSRLPQGYPSIATPRGGDQ; from the coding sequence ATGTCGCTGGCTATCACCGCGCTCGTCGGAACGGCGGCCATCGTCGCCTGCACGATCCAGCTGCGCGGGCCCGGCAATGAAATGAGCCCGACACCATCCCGCTCGAAGGCGAGCAATGCGCTCGAATCGGATCTGGGGCGATGCCGTACTGTGACCTCTGAGCAAGCGCCCACTTACGAACATTGCCAAAGGATCTGGGCCGAGAACCGTCGGCGGTTCTTCGGTCCAAGGGCAAGCACGGAGAAGCCAGCTGAAGGCGATCCAGGCGGCGCGCCGTCGTCGTTGCCGCCCAAGGACCAGAGCCGGCTGCCGCAGGGCTATCCCTCCATCGCGACGCCCAGGGGGGGTGATCAATGA
- the trbJ gene encoding P-type conjugative transfer protein TrbJ, translating to MAVKILAVSLLAAGSARAQWVVFDPNNYVQNVLTAARELQQINNQITSLQNEAQMLVNQAKNLASLPYSSLQQLKASIQRTQQLLAQAQRIAYDVQQIDRAFAISYAPATSSHSNAALIAGAHGRWQNSVAAFQDALRVQAGVVGNLDTNRIQTSALVSSSQNASGALQATQAGNQILALQAQQLADLTAAVAAQGRAQSLESAQRAAAQDQGREQLRRFLTPRQGYQSSNVQMFH from the coding sequence ATGGCCGTCAAGATCCTTGCCGTATCGCTGTTGGCCGCAGGCTCCGCGCGGGCGCAGTGGGTCGTCTTCGATCCCAACAACTACGTCCAGAATGTTCTCACCGCGGCGCGCGAACTGCAGCAGATCAACAATCAAATCACCTCGTTGCAGAACGAGGCGCAGATGCTGGTCAATCAGGCGAAGAACCTGGCGAGCCTGCCATACTCCTCGCTTCAGCAGCTCAAGGCCTCGATTCAGCGCACCCAGCAGCTGCTGGCCCAGGCCCAGCGCATTGCCTACGACGTGCAGCAGATCGATAGGGCGTTCGCGATCAGCTATGCGCCGGCAACCAGCAGCCATTCTAATGCAGCGCTGATCGCGGGTGCGCACGGGCGCTGGCAGAACTCGGTGGCGGCGTTTCAGGATGCGCTCCGTGTGCAGGCCGGCGTTGTCGGCAACCTCGACACCAACCGCATTCAGACGTCGGCCCTCGTGAGCTCAAGCCAGAATGCGAGTGGCGCCCTGCAGGCAACGCAAGCCGGCAATCAGATCCTAGCTCTCCAAGCGCAGCAGCTCGCAGATCTGACCGCGGCCGTGGCGGCGCAGGGCAGGGCTCAATCGCTCGAATCCGCACAACGCGCGGCTGCTCAGGATCAGGGGCGCGAGCAGCTTCGGCGCTTTCTGACGCCCCGCCAGGGCTATCAGTCCTCCAACGTGCAGATGTTTCATTGA